The Cellvibrio zantedeschiae genomic sequence AGCAGTGGGAATTGGTGCTGGAAAAATAGTTTATTGGTAAGCACTTTTTGCTTTGCTTTGCTTTGCTTTGCTTTTGATTTAAACATCCCATGCAAGCTCCCCGAGCACTGGAAGAAAATGACTGGCAAACGCACAGGAAGTGCGTTTGAGTGACTACGCGGCATGGATGCCGCGTCGGAACGACGGTCATTTTCTGAGGTGCGGAGGATACAGGAGCGAGACGGGTGTCTTTTTTTGCTTACTTTTTTGGACAAGCAAAAAAGTGAGGCCTGCGGCAGGCGTTCGTACTTTAATTTTTATGAATAAATTGATTTTTAGAGAAATTTTGTTTCGCCTGCTGGCGAGTCACTTTTCTTTGTCTCGCCAAAGAAAAGTAACCCAAAGAAAGGCGACCCCAACTCACGCCTGTTTCCTGCGCTTCTCGAAAAATAGCTGTCGTTCCGACGCGACATCCATGTCGCGTAGTCACTCAAGCGCACTTCCTGTGCGCTTGCCACCTATTTTTCTGCGATGCTCGGGGCGTTCAAATGGGGACCCCACTGGTGCCACATTTGAGTTTGGTATTTATCTTTGTTCAGCGGTAAGGATTTTGGTGATCACATTCCCTAAAATCCATTGCTGCAAATATTGCGCTGCTTGCATGGGAACTTGTTCCTCATCAAACCACTCACACAATCCCTCACATACTTCTGCAAAATTCTTTCCTTCCAGAAATGCTTGCAAGGCCCAAGCTTCAGTTTGTTGTAATGGCCGGTAGACAACACGTAAATCATCTCGCCAAATTAACCAGGCATTGGCTTCACTCATTATTTCCGGTTCAACTGTATTTTCTTCATTGATTAACGAACTCCATAATGCGGGAGCATTGCTGTAGAAGTTTAATAGTTGTGCCGATTCGTGAAACTTTAATTGCATTGTCATCCATGCATCCGGGGCGAGCGCTCGTACATCGTCCAGCGTGGAAGTAGGCTCATCGGCTGCATCAAATGCCATGGTTTGAGCCCATTCGAAGGCTGCAATTTCTGCAATTGGGATTTTGGTTTTCCAGATTGTATGAGTGCTTAAAAATTCTGCCAGCTTTTCTCCTAACCAACGCAGCGACGGATGATGCGACGGATATGCTGTAATAAATTCATTGGCGATAGCGAGAAAATCATCTTCGCCAACAAATGCTTCAAGCGCAGTGTAATCATTACGCAGCGCATCAATTAACCGCAACCTGTAGGCGTGATGATAAATTCCCAGGCGTTCTTGTCTTGAGAACGCTGGCGTCTCCAGTGTTAGATCCGCTGCGTGTTGCGTTTTATCGAGCACGAAATCTTGTAGCGCAGATTGCAGTTCTGCCAGGCTTTTTGTTTTCATGAATTATTTGCGCGTGAGTAAGTGGTCAAGCGAAACTTTACCGGGGCCTGCGATTGCCAACCAGAAAAATATCGCGAAGTAAGCCGTTTCGGAAAATCCAAGCAGTGTATCCAGAGAGTCTACATCTTCCCAGAGCGCGCTTTTTATCGCCACAATCATGATTACCCCGAGAATGCCGCCAGAAATTCTCGTAAAGAGCCCCAGGATAATCAATATACCGCATACAAATTCTGCGCCGGAGGTAAATGGCGTGAGTATATGTGGGAAGGGAATTCCCCAGCTGATAAAGTTTTCGGTAATGGCTTCCAGGTTTTGCAGTTTACCCCAGCCGGCGGTAATAAATATTTCGCCTACCACCAAACGAGCCACCAAGGGACCAAGCCACTGAATATAAGCTGCTACGCTTTCTGGCCAACGGAGTGTGATATTGATAAATGAATTCCAGATATTGGTCATGGGGCATCCTTAAACCTTTTAGTTAGTTAACAAATATGTTGATGGTGATTATTTTCAGATAAAACATCTGCATAAATACTGCGAGCCTTTTCCAACTCTTTGAGGAGGGTATTGAGCGGTGGAATATCATCATCGCGCTCAATCATTGTGCTGATATGGCCAAAACGACGGACGCTTTCGGCGTAGAGTTCCCACACCGAATCGATAATTTCATGATCATGTGTGTCAATGCTGTAGTCGCCCTTATTTAAATGTCCAGCTAAATGAATTTGCTGGATGCGCTCGGCAGGAATTGCATCTAAATAAGTTAGCGGATCAAAATTATGATTGTGTGCGCTTACATGAATGTTGTTGATATCGAGAAGGATCAAGCAATCTGCTTCTTTTGCTAAAGCGCTTAAAAATTCCCATTCCGAAATGGTTGAGTGCTGGAAGGTTAAATAGCTCGATACGTTTTCCAATAAAATACGTTGCCCTAAAAATTCTTGTACTTGTGTAATTCTTGCGACTAAATGTTTGAGTGCCTCTTCGGTGTAGGGCAAAGGCATTAGGTCATGGAGGTTAATGCCTTGGGTACCCGTCCAGCACAAATGATCTGAAATCCATTTAGGTTTTACGCGTTGGGCGAGTTTTTTTAATTCCGCCAGGTAGTTATTATTCAGTGGATCAACACTGCCAATCGATAATGAAACACCGTGCATCACAACAGGATAGCGCTCACAAATTTGGTCCAGATAATGGAGCGG encodes the following:
- a CDS encoding HvfC/BufC N-terminal domain-containing protein → MKTKSLAELQSALQDFVLDKTQHAADLTLETPAFSRQERLGIYHHAYRLRLIDALRNDYTALEAFVGEDDFLAIANEFITAYPSHHPSLRWLGEKLAEFLSTHTIWKTKIPIAEIAAFEWAQTMAFDAADEPTSTLDDVRALAPDAWMTMQLKFHESAQLLNFYSNAPALWSSLINEENTVEPEIMSEANAWLIWRDDLRVVYRPLQQTEAWALQAFLEGKNFAEVCEGLCEWFDEEQVPMQAAQYLQQWILGNVITKILTAEQR
- a CDS encoding DoxX family protein, whose translation is MTNIWNSFINITLRWPESVAAYIQWLGPLVARLVVGEIFITAGWGKLQNLEAITENFISWGIPFPHILTPFTSGAEFVCGILIILGLFTRISGGILGVIMIVAIKSALWEDVDSLDTLLGFSETAYFAIFFWLAIAGPGKVSLDHLLTRK
- the bufB gene encoding MNIO family bufferin maturase, encoding MATHSQLQPHLGFGLGLRSEHYTDLIEHDHNVDWLEILSENYMVAGGKPLHYLDQICERYPVVMHGVSLSIGSVDPLNNNYLAELKKLAQRVKPKWISDHLCWTGTQGINLHDLMPLPYTEEALKHLVARITQVQEFLGQRILLENVSSYLTFQHSTISEWEFLSALAKEADCLILLDINNIHVSAHNHNFDPLTYLDAIPAERIQQIHLAGHLNKGDYSIDTHDHEIIDSVWELYAESVRRFGHISTMIERDDDIPPLNTLLKELEKARSIYADVLSENNHHQHIC